Genomic window (Primulina eburnea isolate SZY01 chromosome 8, ASM2296580v1, whole genome shotgun sequence):
ttattaTAGAGGGATGAAAAAACAATATGACAAATTTTGGTATGCCTGCTCTGTTCAGACTTCAATCTTCATAACGTAACCTCAAATCTCCAACCTTTATATGGATGGTTTTTTGAACAGAATTGCATCACATCACATTGAGAGAAAATTTATAttagatttgattttgtaaattgAGAGTATTTGTATTTGTCATTTTCAAGTTGCAAGTTATCTtactcgaattttttttttttttttgatatttGGTAAGTGATCAAAGTTGCCCGTGGATGTGGATATAATTTTATTGAACTTTATAagttatggtgtttttttgttataatattcaataatatttATGAGTTTTATTTTCACGGTAGTGTTGATACAACGTGTTTTAAGACAGTCGTaaacaagaagaaaaataagaaaatggAGGGACATAATCTTGGTAAGAACAAGGATATGGTAGTATTATTTGAAAAGATGGAAGAAACCAGCTCTTGTGACACATGATATGTGAATTTGAATACCACATACAAGAACTTAAGATACTCTGGGAATCAAAATATGGGGCAGCAACCCAAAATTGCCTCCGATTGTCAATGAATATGACTTGTTGGAATATTAGAGGCCTCCACAAGCCTCTAAAACAAAAGAGTGTCCAATCCTTGGTGGGCACTCATAAGATTGACGTTTTTGGTATTTTGGAATTGAAGTTCCATGATCTTTCTCTCCAAAACTTCATGAGAATCCCATGCTCAGGTATGAAAGTTGCTCAAATTTTTTCTCTTAATAACAAGGGCAGCATTTTAGTTTTTTGGAACCCTGGCTCGTAGACTTAAGCATTGTTAATATAAGTGAACAGTCCATACATGTTGGCATTGCTTGTCTAATGACGAATACCACATTCGGAGTTTCGTTTGTCTATAGATTCAATACTATAGTTCAAAGAGGGTACTTTGGCATGACTTGAAAGTGTTTGGTGCTACCTGTTCCTTACCATGGATACTACTTAGGGACTTCAACAATGTTTTTGTCACCGTCTGAAAAGAAAAGAGGGTTGGAAGTTAAAAATTATGAGACAAAAGATTTTTTGGATTGTGCTGTCTCGCTCGACCTTTGGATCTCCGGTTTAATGGCTGTTACTTCACTTGGACGAGTCCAAAGGTTTGTAGCAAACTTGATCGAGTTCTTGTTAACCACTGTTGGAATACATCGAACATTGAGGGTTTTGCAGAATTTTTAGCTCCGGGTTGTATACCAGACCATACAACTACTATCATTTCGTTTCTTGAAACTCGGCCACAAAAAAGGAAACCattcaaattatttaatatgtggGCTCTAAGTGACGAGTTTTTAGAGTTGGTAAAACTTAATTGGAAATTTGGAGGACATGATACTACACAATTCAGACTTAAACAACTATTCAAAGGAATGAAGCAACCATTGAAGCAATTGAATTGTAAGATTTCAACCACATTTTTGAGCGTGCGAAGGTTGCTAAGTGGGATTTTGAAGACATGGAAGAGGTAATGCTGCAATCGGGAGTCATGACAGACATGTATAAATAGATCAGACGTAATGCCGAGTTGTTACTAGAAGCATAAAGGTTGTTTATTACTCAGAAAGCGAGACTTACATATTTACAGCAGGGTGATAGATGCACAAAGTTCTTTCATGACCTTATCAAGAGAAACAATAGGAAGAACTCTGTTGTTGTAATTCACAATCGGGATGGTGCCATTACTACGGACCCAAATGAGATTGCTGAATGTTTTGTTGAATGCTACAAAGGCTTATTGGGTAAAAAAAAAAGGCAGAAAGAAGTGCGATGAATAGAGATGCAATATCAGCAGGACCGTGTGTTACAATTAGTAAATGAGCAGGTTTGACAGCTATGGTATCTATTAATGAGGTTCGTGATGCTCTTTTTGACATAGATAGTGACAAAGCCTCAGGGTCTGATGGATTTGGCTCTTCTTTTTTTAAGACCACATGGGATATTATCAGTCAAGATGTGTTCGCAGCAGTGCAAGAATTCTTTGTGTCTGGCCGGTTATTGAAACAATGGAACCATTCAATCATTGCCTTAGTTCAGAAACCGGCGAATGTATCCTCAATTACTGATTATCTTCCGATCTCCTGCTGCACAATGTTttataaaatcatctcaaaaattCTGGTTAGGCTTCGAAGTGTGACGGCAAAATTAATTGATGGGGCGCATGCTGCTTTTATCCATGGACGATCAATTGTCAATAATATACATTTGGCTCAAGAACTGCTTCGGAAGTATGCTAGAAAAAGAGGTTCACCACGATACATTTTAAAAGTGGACATTCAAAAAGCTTATGACAGGGTGGACTGGGCGTTCCTACGTGAGTACTTACTTTTATGAACTTTCCAACTAGATTTAATCATTGGATTATGGAATGTGTATCATCGACATCGTATTCACTTGTGATTAATGGGACGCTTCATGGACACTTTGTTGGCAAAGGAGGGCTACGTCAAGGTGACCCCCTCTCTCCTTTCCTCTTTACATTATGTCTGGAAGTTCTTTCTTGATCTCTTAAATGCATGTCTACATCCCTGCTTTTGCCTTTCACCCTAAATGTGGCCATTTTCGTATCATACACCTTGCTTATGTGGATGACTTGCTATTATTGTCGCGTGGGGATGTCTCTAGTGTTGCACTGGTTATGAAATGCTTGAATGAGTTTGGAGAAATGGCATGGCTGCGAGTTAATTTACTGAAATCTAACAGATATATGGCTAGTATTGATGGATATGTCAGACAACAGATCCTAGAGCTCACAGGATTCAGTGCTGGGAATTTACCAGTTTGCTACTTAGGTGTCCCACTGGCAGCTAGACGGTTGAGATTCTCCGATTATGATATACTTGTTGACGCTTTGACTGCCAAAATCAACTCTTGGCCTCGACACTCCTTATCTTATGCAGAGAAAATTGAGCTTATCAGATCAATACTACAAGGTATGGAATGTTTTTGGTTCTCCATTTTGCCCATTCCAAATGGCATGATTGATGTCATAAAAGCTTTGTGTAAAAAATTTGTGTAGCCAACAAAGCACTCACCCATTGCTTGGGATGTGCTTTGTAAGCCTCTAGAGGATGGTGGCATGGGTTTAAAAAACTTAGAAGGTTGGAACAAGGCACTACTAACGAAAACACTTTGGAAGATTCATTTGAAGAAAGATTGTTTTCGAATTCATTGGGTTAATCATACTTAGATGTATGGTCTTAGGACTGGCACAAAGATGAATCGCCTTTGATCAAGCAGATCTTATCCATTCGTGATGAGTTGGTGCGACGCCATAATTCAGTGGAGAATTCCATAGTCTGTATAGATGTTTGTTTTGGAGACAATATAGATGTTTGGTTTGGAGAGAACCAAGGTCTTTCCCAAGCATATAACTTCTTCATGCAAGGTAGGGGGTATGGCCATGGAAACCACTTCTAAAGAAAATTTGCTTTTACCTAAAGACCAATTTGTATTTTGGTTACTAGCTCATGGGAAATTACTCACTCGTGATAGACTTCATTTTGTACTTGATAAATCTTGTGAGCTATGTAATGCAGCGGATGAATAGACCCTCCACCTATACTTTGAGTGCATTATATCTAAAAAAGTATTTGGAACAGCTTTCGCGATTGGCTACACATAAAGAAAACGATGGGAACATCGACAACAGTATTGAAGGTTTTTCGGACTATGTATAGAGGTAATTCCACACTTACCAAAATGCGTATTGCGGCACTTTCAGCTACTGTTTATTATGTATGGAATCTgcgggaaaaaaaaaagaaataatgaaGAAGATCGAGATTCAGACTTACCGCGTTGTATTCCGAAAGCTACCGAATTATTGTTATATTGTTATAATTGTATCATGTTAGTTTTATTTGCTGTCTACTATCTCTTAGGAATGTCCCGTGTATTTGTACAATAACTCTTTTTACCTCTTTAATAAATAGTTAgttcatttaaataataataataacgaaaGGTATACATATGGGAAATGGTTATCTTTCAGATAAATGATACGAAAAGATTGTTACAACTAgtaaaagtattattattaatataatacaatttaatttaaatatcattaaacttaataaaattaaacaatatatattatttcatacaaaataaatttaacaaaaatataatgtaaataattatttaaaaatttaccctttagttaaattttttgtttagatttattttttaaataaaactaatCATTAATTTATCGCTTATTTTTTGTATCAGGAGATTTTGGTTCAGTTTAATTTttctaagttttttttaaaaatttaacagtAATACattttgcatgaattaattgattatttaaaaattaatatataataattatttttatccaTCTTAtcctatttaattaattgagcaAATCAAAATTAGGGAAACAAAAGTTTAAAAAAAGAAGTTTTGACAGTACAACACGGTATGTTGTTTCTCTCTCCATGCTAGGGGATCCTCTCCCGTACACATAGCAACACATGTTTATTTATGAAATAGATCAACTGTGtccatatttattataataaataatatttttgacataaaaaataatatttttttatgggtgaACCAAAAAGAGATCCGTCTTAAAAAAATGACTCATAataccgtctcacaaatttttttataattattcttAGGACTAATTATAAACTTTTCTAAAACAAAATCATTAACCAAATAAGAGTCGAAGTAGATAATAAATCTAATAGCTCAAACAGATACACTAACACATAAGTAAAAAAATGACAAATATATCAGGTGGTGTAAATAGAAATCAAACAATTCATTGATATTATGTTTTAGTCTACACTAATTTGACCATCATTTGATTTGTTATATAAATGATGAAATTTTCACTTTGGTTTCATCcactttgggattaaattaaTATGCATaaatttcatttataaaattaattaaacataacCAATCAAACTATATCAAaacaaaattgtaaaaaaataacCAACTTAAATGACAAATCACAAATGCTTTATCCACAAAAATTAAAGTGGAAGCTTAATAtactaattattaattaagtcatAAACAATCAACAAATAAACAATTCAAAGAACTATCAAAATACCGAAACAGTAAAAAacacaacatttaaaatatatttgagaTTTTGATAGCAATAACCATAACTACAATGAAAACgttttcataatttaatctcattacacataattttcataaaacgaaatatttaaaaaaatattatttaaagtttaaacgaatcaaaccaaaataaaaataacaagaCTAAATGAAACATTGTGTCACAGCAGGTCCACAAGATCACAATACTACGGATGTCAATAGGTCGGATCTAAACTTTGCTTCGTATTAAAATCGCCTGCCAAGACGAGTTTAGACCCTGCCTAATGAGTCTAAAAGAGAGTTCGGGTTTGGTTAAACTCACCCCGAACCCACTCGTCAAAATATGCTATATATttacaaatataaaatatatatggaTAAATATCGTTAatgataaaattatattatttatattaaataattaatacatTATCTATAATTTTAGTTTATAATATTTTGGattgaaattttattatttatatttaaaatgaaCATATACCATTATAATTTTTGGTTATTAATGAAATACAAATCCATATATTTTAACTTATGATAATATTGTTTTTATCctgaatattattaatataaatttggacatatatatttaatgattgtttaatttttaaaatttttattgaataaatatGAAATTATATATTTCCGACGGGTCTAATGGGTCCAGCTCGTCATCGGGTTCGCAAGGCGGGGCGAGGTGGTGTGGGGCGAACAACGGGTCCATAAGAAAGCATGGCAGGTCTTGGATTTGAACAAACTCATCTCAACCCGGACTCGTTGACATTCTTACTAacacaaataaaaaatttcaattctcaaattataaaaaataaattaaataactgacaaatcattatcataaataaataaaaaccaatattttatttttaaatagtaAATATGCCCTACGCACACATAAAGTgaacaaattatttttttgttacgTATAACTGGTGGACGGTGTTGGTGGCAAATCTTGCTCTttggtttttgaaaaaaaaaaatgtatctTGTTCTAGGATTTAAAAATCAAggtttaaatgaaaaaaatttaagtttttaaaaatttaaataggcATTGGATTGGATTTCAAAAAACAAAATGCCAATGGATTGagtttaaaaaattcaataagTTTTtggataaaatatataaaacgctataaattaaaaaaaataaaaatgtctcataaattttttttgtgaGATAATCTCACAAGtaaattttatgagacagatctccTATTTTGATCacccaaaatattattttttaggtAAAAAATGtttcttattattttaaatatatacatGATTGACAtgtatcacagataaagatctaCCATATCGTATCACAAAAAACTTACTTCCTATGTTATGCTTCATTCAAGGGCTTTCATCTAAGTTGTTTGAGGTCCTTCCAAGTTCCAAGATAACTAACTACTTCAAAAGGGAGTCTCTTTCTGTTTCCCAACACACTCAATTAAACCATACTTTTCTTCCCATTCTTTAGTGGTAACAAAATAAAACGTGAACAAAAATTAGAAGGCCATGCAATAAACCAACTGTTCCACAGTTCCTATACGCACGCTATTAATCAAGCTTAAACATACCCACACAGTTACTAAATGTATAGTTTcagtaaaagaaaaaataaaagtcAGGAGTTTTTGGTTGGTAAAAAATAATGAACAATACTGGGACCCCTTTTCACAGTTTTCGCCTGAGTTTGTGGCTGAAGAAGCGAAGCACGCACTTCTGCTTGTATTTCCGGCGGTAACTCATTCAAGACGACGGGGTCTATTTCATCACTCTTGTAATTCCATGAATTACTTCTTCTTAGTACATCTTCCCCTAAATTGCATTTGCATCCATCAGTTGTGGCCCCAATATCTGCACCAAATACCAAAGAAAATGGACAAGAAACATGTTAGATTGGATTGATACAACATTCTATTTGAAGAACGCTTCACAAACAATTACCAGAGGAAGAGGATGCTTCGTCATTGCTATGGAAAAATCTCAAGATTGATGGGGTAGTTCTCTGTAACACCAAAAATTGGAAGGAATTTTCATCCAACGTTGTCTTGCAAAAAACTTCTTCagaaatttaataacaagaaaattaaaagaaaacatAATTCACACACTCTATCAAACTTGATGGAATTCCAAAGGATAATAGAATTAGAAATGACGAAATTCTGATTTTAAATTTATCGAATACCCAATACAGAAATCTCACGTATCAAACTGTTCCCAGACATAAAGAAATTTTTAACTCCACGTGCCAGGGTAGAAACAGTGAAAACCCAAACCTTTTCTGTGTCAAACTTCCTTTTCTGTTTCCCTGATTTGACACTAAGTCCACTTCCTTCCTCGACAAATTCCATTTTAGACTGCGTAGGTTTTGATCCGACCCAGCTCTGAACACCTGCTTTACCATTGCtatgaaatcaaactaataaagAGGGAAAAAAGGGCAAACTAAAGCTATGGGCACCATGATATGGAAATAACCTAAGGATGGTGGCAacaaaatttcttctttgagcCTTTCTTTTTGTTCTTTCATTTGGAAGAAAGATAATGGCTGGTTATCTGTAAATTTTGTGCCAAAAACTGAATCCTGCATCACAGAACAATATAATAAGACTTTAGTTAGTAATACATATGTGATACGTATTCATAATTAGTTGAGAGAATCATTAAAGTTTCACAACGACAATGTTATTTTACAATTTGTTACAATAACTACATCTTCTTAACAGAGATTATTTGTAAAATATGCGAGGAACATTCAGGCTACACAATGTACGGGAGGGATCTTTTAAACATCCAAAAATTTTTGTGTTTCGTTTTTCcaaaacaaacaaaacaaaattgTTCTATGTGACTCTAGCTCCCGAATTCAAATGATACGGATAGGGGATGAACAGGTGGCAAGGAGGGATTGCTACTCATCACAGGGATAATGGAGCTCAATGAAAAATATTCACCGCATGCTCTTACAGGGGAATACTTGCTTCTCTCCAATCAAAGACCCTATATTATCATGCATTTGCCTCAACAAATTTTAACAGGGGATCAAGCATTCATGCCGACATAAGTACAAGTGAAAAATTTGCTAGCATGATTTCTTTGGTGCTTATCCTATTTCATCTATGTGCAGCATAACTTTCCTCAATGTAATAATGCATGCACCAACCATATTAAGATGAACACATATACTGCAATACCGCTGGATAAAGAATTCAAACCACAGATTAAAACATTATGTCTTTGTCAAAGTCCAATAAGATAAGAAATTTCCTGTCCGGATACATTTGATATAAACAAAAAGAGGAAAAAAAGCCTCTACGTCAGCTTCATGTTCATTTTCATGCAAATAAGAACACTTCATTCGGAATACTAAATCAAACCTTGCCTTGCTAACTTCTGTATCATTTTCTTTCGGATACAAACCAGGCATGTCCTGCTGAGTCTTTGCTTCATCCTCACAAGGGTCTAGCTCTGAACCAGCTAAATGTAATTGTACCAAGCTTCCATGACCTATAGCTTATAGATAGATGAGAATGGGAATCACGTTAACAAAGAGTTGCAATTAGACCAGAATGGTATCATATAGAACCTGAGGATGATAAAGATGCTGCATCATTGGTGAATACATAATCTGATTCTTTTCTGGAGGTACAATTTTGATCTTCATTGTGGAAATATTTCGTAATTGAGTTGGTCCCCTGATAGAAGTATTGCacataaaattgagaaagaaTTGACTATAAACATAAAACAGTCTTAGTTGGATAAAAGATGACGCGATTAAAGATAATTGAAATGGCAAACAGACACAGTCAAGTGTTGTCGACATGAAAGTATTAGGAGTCAAAAAAGCACAAAATAGATTCCAGGCTCAAATAAATGGATAATGGGGAAAAACTGAAAGTGATTGGTCAAAACTATTTCTTGAAATATCAAACACCCAGAGGTCTCTGTTTTGCCATCCTTGAAACCCATGCTTGGTTATAGGTGTACAGAAATCAACCACTTGGCTATAGATGTATTGGAAATCAACCTTCAAAAACTCTTTCATTTAATCAGCAATAATAAGTTTATTAAGTTTTTGTATGCGAAATAAACtgatgtatattaaataaaactaGGGTGTTGCAACTGAGTGTTGCATTAACTAGTAACCTTatgataaacaaaaagtttcTACAAGAAACTAAGTTACAAATGATTAGATAATGACAACAGTTGACAAAAGGAACAAGATTCAAACACAAGAAAGCAAAAGACAGCAGGACACAGAGTTGCTTCAACTCACAGATGGTATTGCAACAATTTTACTGGCTGACACCGAGAGACCAGTTATTGCCCACTCATGTTGGTTGCTTCCTTT
Coding sequences:
- the LOC140838113 gene encoding uncharacterized protein, with protein sequence MHVYIPAFAFHPKCGHFRIIHLAYVDDLLLLSRGDVSSVALVMKCLNEFGEMAWLRVNLLKSNRYMASIDGYVRQQILELTGFSAGNLPVCYLGVPLAARRLRFSDYDILVDALTAKINSWPRHSLSYAEKIELIRSILQGMECFWFSILPIPNGMIDVIKALCKKFV